Below is a genomic region from Flammeovirgaceae bacterium SG7u.111.
TGAGCCCAAATCAAATTACGAGGTAGAGGATCGGCCACTGAAAATTATTTATGCAGGCGTGCTAGGGCTAGCCCATGGAATCCTCAAGGTTTGTAAAAAAATAGACTTCAAAGCGCTTGGCACCGAGTTCCATATATATGGAGATGGATTTGAAAAGCAGAAACTTTTAGAGTTTGTGGAAAAAAATCCTGACAGAGGTGTGTTCATCCACGACTCCGTACCCATTCCCGAAATCCCAGAATTGTTAGGAAAATACGATGCTGCGCTAATCTCCCAAAAAACGAAAGTCTTCGGCACCGTTCCTTCTAAAACCTACGATGCTATGGCAGCAGGCCTGCCCATTATGTTCAACGGCTGTGGAGAAGGCTCGCTCATCATTAAAAACACCGAAGCAGGATTGGTTTCCCGACCAGATAGTCCTAAGGAGCTTAAGAGAAATATCTTGAAAATGCAGAAATATTCCGCTGAGAAAAGAGAAAAAATGGGAGTAAATGGACGCCAAGCGGCACTCGACATGTTTGATAGGAAAGACCAAATCCAAAAACTTCTCCAAGTAATGAAAGTACTCTGCCCAGAGGAAAAGGTGTTGGCTTAAAAAAATAAATATCTCTTTTCAATAGGTCTTCTACTATAAAAACAGCATTATTATTCAAGTCATAAAACCAAACTCATTTGTGCCCCAAGGAGTTTGCAACCGTAATGCATCATCTTTTATGGTACCAGCCTTCACAAATTCATCAAAAATGGACTGGATGCCTTTTACAAATATCCGGATAACCGAACCACCCAACAGTGGGTCGTCTTCAACGTCAGCATGCCATTGAAGGTGTAGAAAAAGCATCTAATTCACATCAAACTAAGTGATGAGGATAGTACCTGTTTAGAAAAGAAAATGTCGGATTTGTTATAGTCTAATAGGTTATAACATGAGTTTGTCGGGAAGTTTATAGTAATTGGCGGAATTGTAGTAAACAAGCGGTGTGTTAAGTACTAGTTTTGTACAATTGAAAAATGCTCATGTAGGAGTACTGTGTACGGCAAACCTATTTCCACCAAATTCAAACCTTCTATCAAAAGAAGCACTCTGGTTAGATATATATCAACATCTTTTTTTCATTGCTTTAGAACAAGAAAAAAGAACTGTGTTAACCCAAATATAACCTAACATAAACCTATCGATTATGAATCCCAAACATTACTCATTTCTATCAAAGGCTAAACTAGCTTTTTTTATCGCATCAATTAGTTCGTTGATTTTACTAAACTCTTGTAGCGACGACGGTCCTGCTGGAGATGACCCAACAGAGGAGTTGCCTTCAAATTTGGTCTATTCTGTAAACCAATTAGAGTTACAGAAAGGTTTGGCTGGAACATCTGTTGAGCCAACGCTCAAAGGGAATTCTCCATTTACTTTTAAAGTAAGCTCAGAACCCGACAACGGCGGGGCTGTCACTATTGATAATGAGGGCGTGATTTCTGTGGCAAACACCTTGGCAGTGGGAAGTTATGACCTCAAAATTACAGTAAGTAACACCGTTGGGACTGCCGAATTTGAGAATGCTTTTTCGATTGTCATCAGTGACAGGGCTGAAGTGACTTTTGCTGCAAATGTAAAAACGATCATAGAAAACAACTGTTCATCTTGCCATACTACTGGCTCACAACCTCAGTTCATCGATTATCAGACAGCAAAAAACAACGTTGATAACATTTTGGATAGAATCCAGAGAGAACAAGGCGAAGGAGGTTTTATGCCTCAGGGAAGGTCAAAACTTCCCCAAGATGATATTGATGCCATTAAGCTTTGGAAAGCAGATGGGTTGAAAGAATAACTCCCATTGACTGATTATCAAAATGTTCAATAATTTAAACTAGCTGAAGAAAACTATGAAAAAAATACTTTTAGCCCTCTTCCTGTTTGGAACTTGGGCTTGCACCTTTGAAAACGAGGAAGAATTGTTTGGAGAAGAAATTGTCGATCCTTGCGACGCCGAAGATGTTTCCTATTCCTTAGATGTTGTCCCTATTATGGTGAGTCATTGCTATACCTGCCACAGCACAGCAAACGCCCCTTCCAATGGGGCAAATATCGTGTTGGAAGGGTATGCTAGGCTGAAGGTCTTTGCAGATAATGGTTTTTTATCTAAAAGCATTAACCACGAAGCTCCTGCCGCTTCTATGCCAAGAAATGCCTCCAAGCTTTCGGATTGTAAGATAAAGACGATCGATCAGTGGATAAGTGAAGGAACTCTGGATAATTAAAAGAACATAAACCAAGAAAGATGAAAAAACTGATACTAACTCTCTGCTTATTTGTACCACTGCTGACATTTGCTCAAGATGACCTCGAAAGTTTACTTAATGAAATTTCTGCAGATTCTGCTAGAAGAAACTATGTGACTTCTGCGTACAAATCCACCCATGTGATCAACATGCAAAGTACCGAACTGAAAGCGCCCGGATCTTTAGAATTTCGTATATCCCACCGTTTCGGGCCGGTAAATGGAGGGGCATACCAGCTTTTTGGTTTGGACCAGGCTACTATCCGACTGAGCTTTGAATATGGCTTTAACGACTGGATAAGTGCAGGATTTGGACGAAGTACGTATGAGAAAACGTACGATTTCTTTTCCAAATTTGCTTTGCTCAAACAGCAAACGGGGAAGGTGAATATGCCAATATCCTTGCTCTATTATATCGATATGGCAATAAATGGATTGAGAAACGAAGACCCCACTCGGGAGTATGCTTTTTCCACTAGGATGTCGTACGTTCACCAGCTTATTATTGGCAGGAAGTTTTCAGATAGAGCATCTTTGCTTTTCTCACCAACACTTGTCCATAAAAACCTAGTAGCGACCACTGATGACCAAAATATAACCTATGCCTTGGGCTTTGCCGGAAGGCTCAAAATTTCGAACAGGGTAGCGCTTACTACCGAATATATTTACAGAGTTCCGCCAAGTGAGGAGCCTCCCTCTTATACCAATTTCCACGATTCATTTTCCGTGGGAGTTGACATAGAAACAGGCGGTCATGTATTCCAAATTCATCTAAGTAATTCACTTCCTATGTTCGACAGAGCATTTATTACCGAAACCAACCAGCGCTGGGAAGATGGTGGCGTTCATTTAGGATTTAATATCACTCGTGATTTTCAACTCAAAAAGTAGATAAAATGAAAAAGTATATTCTTATTCTATTACTGTTAACAGGTAGTTTAACAGTAAACGCCCAAGAAAAAATGAAGTTGGCAAATTCAGAAGTCAGCTTCTTCTCTTCTGCACCTATGGAAGATATCGCTGCGATGAATAAGGCTACAAGTGGAATCATAGATTTTGAGACGAAAAAATTTGTGATGGCAGTCCCTATCAAGGACTTTGAGTTTGACAAGTCGCTGATGCAAGAGCATTTCAATGAAAACTACATGGAGAGCGATAAATACCCCAAAGGCGTGTTGAAAGGTTCTTTTACGGGTGATGTTGACTTGGGAAAAGATGGAGAATACAAGCTAGAGGCTATGGGAGAATTGGACATCCATGGAAAGACAATGGAACGAACCATTCCAGTAACCCTCACAGTGAAAGATGGGAAAGCTACTATTTATTCCGAATTCACTGTAAAACTTGAAGATCATAAAATCAAAATACCTAAAGTGGTGTTTATGAATATCGCAGAAGAAATTGAAGTTAAGATCAAAAGTGAACTGGTGGAGATTTAGTACGAATACCAGTTCAATCGTTCTTTACCTTCGGAGTCTTGGAAATTTCCCCTCAAGAATCAAGGGCTTCTTGAAAGAAAGTCTCCATAGCTTCTGTTCAGCCTGGTAAGCCCCCTTTCTGAGAGGTATTTGATGGGGCATGAGTTATAGAAAAAGTAATGTGGAAGAAAACGATATGCGTTTTCGTGATTTTCAACCTATATAATTCAGATAAAATGCAAAAGTATATTCTTATACTATTTTTAACAGTTAGTAGCCAATTGGCAAGTGCTCAAGGGAAATTCAAACTTGCAGGTTCAGAAGTTAATTTTTTCTCCTCAGCTCCTTTAGAACATATTTCCGCAATCAATAAAAATGCTATTGGGGTGATAGATTTTGATAAAAAAGAATTTCTTATCCGAGTGCCTATCAAAGGTTTTGTGTTCTCCAAGTCCCTAATGCAAGAGCATTTCAACGAAAACTATATGGAAAGCGATACGTATCCGAGTGGAATTTTAAAAGGTTCTTTTACAGGTGATGTTAACTTAAAAAAAGATGGGGAATATGAGCTAGAGGCTGTAGGAGATTTGGAACTCCATGGGAAGGTAGACAAACGAACTATTCCTGTTACCTTAATTGTAAAAAAAGGAAAGGCTAGCATTCGTTCTGCATTTAATGTCAAATTGGTGGATCACGATATTGAAATCCCACAAGTGGTGTCTAGGAACATTGCCGAAGAAATAGTGGTAAAAATAAATAGTGATTTGGTAGGGATTTAGATTAGATACTCCTTCAATTGTTCTTTTATAAAGTAATTCCATCCACCTTGGCAACTTTCCCTTGAGAACTCAGGTATTTCTTGAGGGAAAGTCTCCATACCCTCTGCCGTCAGTTTTAGCAGGGTTTTCCCTTCGGTTTCTTCTAGCTCAAACGTGACCAAGCCTTCTCCTTCATATCCATCGTATTTCCAATCGTAGACTATTTTCTCTTGGGGAATTACTTCCAGAATCGTCCAGCGGTGGGGAAAATTCCGCTCCCCAGCTAGTACGTTGAAGCTCGTTTGAAATCCGACCTCAGCTTTAAAAGCAGGAATGTTTTCAAAGAACCATTTTTTCATTTGTTCCATTTCGGTAATGGCTTTCCAGAGTTCTTCTTTTGAGGAGGAAAAGGCCTGTTCTACGATTACGGGATCTTGCGATTTGCTCATTTTTATATATTTAATTTGCGGTAAGTACTTCTATGGGGAAATTCATAAATAATCCATTATCTAACACTCCTGGCAGCATATTGATTTCTTTTTCCAGCTCTTTTCCAATGTTTTTAAAATTGACATCGAGAATAAAGTTCCCATTTTCAGTCATTACAGGGCCATCTTTCTTAATCCCAATTCTTAACGAAATAGTGCTTGCTCCAAGGGACAAAAGCGAGTTTTCTAAACTATTGACCGCTATTGGCAAAACCTCGATAGGAACAGCAAACTTTTCCCCCAAGTTACTGACAAACTTAGACTTGTCTGCTAAGATATATGTTTTACTTGCAGCAGACATAAGCAGTTTTTCTTTCACCATTGCCCCACCCCTTCCTTTTATCAAATTCTTATCAGGGTCAATTTCGTCTGCCCCATCGAAACACCAATCTGGTTGATATTTTAAAAAAGAACCAGTCTGGATGTCATTTTTCACACAAGCCATTTCCACTTCATGGGAAGTCGGTATCGCAATGATTTCCAGCTTTTCCTCCCTTACCCTCTTCCCTATCGCTTCAATAGCCAACGCACTGGTTGAACCCGATCCAAAACCGATGACATCTCGATATTTGACCAACTGGACCACTTTAGCGGCTATCGCTTCTTTGTCCTCCCTATTAGAAATCTTTGTGCCCCAAGCCAAGTCTTTGATAATCGTACTTTTCCAGTTCATAGGTTTAGCTAAGTTTTTATGTTTTAACTACCTCAACAAAATAACCTATTTTCTTTTAGCAATTTTAAGATTGGGGTAATTATCTTCGCCCCTTAATTTATAGCTTAACCTGAATTGAAAATGAGCGGATTTGATCTTAGCAAAGTGATTAGGCCACATGTGTTGGCTCTCAAACCATATTCATCGGCAAGAGACGAATACTCGGGGCACGAAGGGGTGTTTTTGGATGCGAACGAGAATCCGCTTGGCTCGGTTGGTGGTGGTAATTACAACCGTTACCCTGATCCATACCAGCAAGAGATTAAGAAAAAGCTGGCGATTATAAAAGGTGTGCAGCCCCAGCAGATATTTTTGGGGAATGGCAGCGATGAAGCCATTGATCTGCTTATCAGAGCATTTTGCGAGCCTAAGGAGGAAAAAATATTGATCACACCACCTACTTATGGAATGTACAGAGTTAGCGCCGACGTGAACTTGGTTGAGGTAAAAGAAGTGCCGCTTTCTCCTGATTTCAACTTACAAGTTGATGAAATACTTAAAGAGTTGGATGAACTAACCAAGTTGGTTTTC
It encodes:
- a CDS encoding YceI family protein, whose product is MKKYILILLLLTGSLTVNAQEKMKLANSEVSFFSSAPMEDIAAMNKATSGIIDFETKKFVMAVPIKDFEFDKSLMQEHFNENYMESDKYPKGVLKGSFTGDVDLGKDGEYKLEAMGELDIHGKTMERTIPVTLTVKDGKATIYSEFTVKLEDHKIKIPKVVFMNIAEEIEVKIKSELVEI
- a CDS encoding SRPBCC domain-containing protein, whose protein sequence is MSKSQDPVIVEQAFSSSKEELWKAITEMEQMKKWFFENIPAFKAEVGFQTSFNVLAGERNFPHRWTILEVIPQEKIVYDWKYDGYEGEGLVTFELEETEGKTLLKLTAEGMETFPQEIPEFSRESCQGGWNYFIKEQLKEYLI
- a CDS encoding YceI family protein, translating into MQKYILILFLTVSSQLASAQGKFKLAGSEVNFFSSAPLEHISAINKNAIGVIDFDKKEFLIRVPIKGFVFSKSLMQEHFNENYMESDTYPSGILKGSFTGDVNLKKDGEYELEAVGDLELHGKVDKRTIPVTLIVKKGKASIRSAFNVKLVDHDIEIPQVVSRNIAEEIVVKINSDLVGI
- a CDS encoding cytochrome c, whose amino-acid sequence is MNPKHYSFLSKAKLAFFIASISSLILLNSCSDDGPAGDDPTEELPSNLVYSVNQLELQKGLAGTSVEPTLKGNSPFTFKVSSEPDNGGAVTIDNEGVISVANTLAVGSYDLKITVSNTVGTAEFENAFSIVISDRAEVTFAANVKTIIENNCSSCHTTGSQPQFIDYQTAKNNVDNILDRIQREQGEGGFMPQGRSKLPQDDIDAIKLWKADGLKE
- the rpiA gene encoding ribose 5-phosphate isomerase A, with the translated sequence MNWKSTIIKDLAWGTKISNREDKEAIAAKVVQLVKYRDVIGFGSGSTSALAIEAIGKRVREEKLEIIAIPTSHEVEMACVKNDIQTGSFLKYQPDWCFDGADEIDPDKNLIKGRGGAMVKEKLLMSAASKTYILADKSKFVSNLGEKFAVPIEVLPIAVNSLENSLLSLGASTISLRIGIKKDGPVMTENGNFILDVNFKNIGKELEKEINMLPGVLDNGLFMNFPIEVLTAN
- a CDS encoding DUF5777 family beta-barrel protein codes for the protein MKKLILTLCLFVPLLTFAQDDLESLLNEISADSARRNYVTSAYKSTHVINMQSTELKAPGSLEFRISHRFGPVNGGAYQLFGLDQATIRLSFEYGFNDWISAGFGRSTYEKTYDFFSKFALLKQQTGKVNMPISLLYYIDMAINGLRNEDPTREYAFSTRMSYVHQLIIGRKFSDRASLLFSPTLVHKNLVATTDDQNITYALGFAGRLKISNRVALTTEYIYRVPPSEEPPSYTNFHDSFSVGVDIETGGHVFQIHLSNSLPMFDRAFITETNQRWEDGGVHLGFNITRDFQLKK